The DNA region CCGGAGGTGACCATGATGTTCGGTTTGGCGATCACGCTGCCTTTCTGGTTCGATTCGATGGTGTTGAGCAGGGTGTTCAGATCGATCTGAAATCCGCCGAGGTTGAAAACCCCGCCAAGTCCCAGCCCAAAGATGCTCCCAGGCACCTGTCCGGCCCCGGAGAAATCGGCGTTGAGGGTCACCCTGCCGTTCAGGAGGGTGGACCAGTCCACGCCCAGGGATTGCAGGAAGGCGCGGTCGGCCAGCAGGGCGACGGCGTTGATGCGCACTTGTTTGGCCTGGGCGTCCGCCTGGATCTCAGAGACGCTGGGCGCTTGATCCGCGGTGGCCGCAGGCGTATCGGCAAAGGCGATGAAGCCAGGCTGGTCCGCCACAGTTAGCCCGTTTTTGAGGGCGATCAGTTCCACGGCCTGGCGCCAGGGCAGGCGGTTCACGGGTACGCCGATGGGGCCGCCGTAGCTGCTTTGGTTGAACATCTTTTTATTCTCGAATTTCTGGCTGGAAAGTTCCAGGATCCGCACCGCCTCGTTGAGGTTGGTGCCAGCGTTGATGGTCACCAAGCCTTCTTCGGGCGCTTTGGGGGTTTGGGC from Candidatus Cloacimonadota bacterium includes:
- a CDS encoding type II and III secretion system protein, encoding MKYSLSLILLLALCLLPLAAQTPKAPEEGLVTINAGTNLNEAVRILELSSQKFENKKMFNQSSYGGPIGVPVNRLPWRQAVELIALKNGLTVADQPGFIAFADTPAATADQAPSVSEIQADAQAKQVRINAVALLADRAFLQSLGVDWSTLLNGRVTLNADFSGAGQVPGSIFGLGLGGVFNLGGFQIDLNTLLNTIESNQKGSVIAKPNIMVTSGKKGFIQVGQDISVKTVDEAGNTTDRFFATGVILNVEPTIVEVEGTEVIHMKVSIERSSGTPGNISTIINKSLSQTELVLYDGEEAVIGGLYDTDTIRVRAGIPILKDLPWWVLGIRYLTGYYKTEIKERELVIILKAGIEENAFQRAARAVHNPPASKLPEGAGGWEGSVE